A genomic region of Kitasatospora cathayae contains the following coding sequences:
- a CDS encoding ATP-binding protein translates to MPDRRVPELRSEWGEILARQDYKRDFRERDARVRGRDSWKLERRQHFEEQGSASWEAVRRGDWTEALRLLEGRRAALLEMGREDEERRSFFHRVRVVQKPLTAYVQWELHSLRIRAECGERIRIVGAEALADSGDEEFGPLPEIVILGGRTLYQVLYSETGVPVGAVRYTDPDLVLRWEDYIKDLYRTGEDVPTYFDREVAHLPPPTQNRSTVADGNDGNTDGPGRTHSAVSGSSTHDLVQARDISGGIHFHRAAGHDSPAPKPRQLPADVRGFVNRVDELRALDTALTGEAADRPPAAVIVIAGTAGAGKTSLALHWAHRARDRFPDGQLYVNLRGYDPGRPVTAQEALHRFLTSLGVPAPSVPTDPDAAAALYRSLLADRRVLVILDNAATASQVRPLLPGSAGSLVLVTSRSRLSGLAVRDGARRLTLGTLPEPEAVALLRAVTADHRPQDDPDQLTELARLCAQLPLALRIAAERAASMPHMGLDDLIADLRDESALWDALSVGEDEDADAVRTVFAWSYRALPDQVARLFRLLGLHPGPDFGLHAAAALARLTPNRTRQLLDSLVGAHLVEQSAPDRYQFHDLLRAYATDQAQREDTPAERQAALHRVLDWYLHTADAAQQWLRPAEARLPLDPPADAVQPAAFADYNAAVDWAERERANLLHAVHTASAAGEDRRTWQLAAVLWNAQAPSAPGTDWPPAGRAGLTAAQHLGDDRARALLLTDLGMASTRTSALDDSLEHHRAALALWRGLGDRLNEAHSLNLIGLVHLHRRQLADAAYHFEQAFAAFRLQNEAQWQATTLANLAGTHYRAGRLPEAAAAVDEALTAHRALKNQRGEGNALRLLSDIRREDGDPAGALAAAQAALDIALSLRDHRLEGFWLLTLGDAQRADGQHTDALESYQRAAVLHRRLGDRSREAQAWHGAGEAYRHLDRPAEAAALLRRAAAAHHDLGDTWHEALSLDALAAALVSDDPPAARRHREDALALLTGYDDPRAAATRDRIARQLETG, encoded by the coding sequence ATGCCTGATCGGCGGGTCCCCGAGCTGCGGTCCGAGTGGGGCGAGATCCTCGCCCGGCAGGACTACAAGCGCGACTTCCGCGAGCGGGACGCGCGGGTCCGCGGTCGGGACTCCTGGAAGCTGGAGCGGCGCCAGCACTTCGAGGAGCAGGGAAGTGCCAGCTGGGAAGCGGTGCGCAGGGGTGACTGGACCGAGGCGCTGCGCCTGCTCGAGGGCCGGCGCGCGGCGCTGCTCGAGATGGGGCGGGAGGACGAGGAGCGCCGGTCGTTCTTCCACCGCGTCCGAGTGGTCCAGAAGCCGCTGACGGCCTACGTGCAGTGGGAGCTGCACTCGCTGCGGATCCGCGCCGAATGCGGCGAGCGGATCCGTATCGTCGGCGCCGAGGCACTCGCCGATTCCGGGGACGAGGAATTCGGTCCGCTGCCGGAAATCGTCATTCTCGGCGGCCGCACGCTCTATCAGGTCCTGTATTCGGAAACAGGGGTTCCAGTCGGCGCGGTCCGCTACACCGATCCCGATCTCGTCCTCCGCTGGGAGGACTACATCAAGGATCTCTACCGCACCGGCGAGGACGTGCCGACCTACTTCGACCGCGAAGTGGCACACCTCCCTCCGCCCACACAGAATCGGAGTACCGTGGCAGACGGGAACGATGGGAACACCGACGGCCCCGGACGCACGCATTCCGCCGTGTCCGGGTCGTCGACCCACGACCTCGTCCAGGCACGGGACATCAGCGGCGGAATCCATTTCCACCGCGCAGCCGGCCACGACAGCCCCGCCCCGAAGCCCCGCCAGCTGCCCGCCGACGTCCGCGGCTTCGTCAACCGCGTCGACGAACTCCGCGCACTGGACACCGCCCTCACCGGCGAAGCCGCGGACCGTCCCCCAGCCGCCGTCATCGTCATCGCCGGAACCGCAGGCGCCGGCAAGACCTCCCTCGCCCTGCACTGGGCCCACCGGGCCCGCGACCGCTTCCCCGACGGACAGCTCTACGTCAACCTCCGCGGCTACGATCCCGGACGCCCCGTCACCGCCCAGGAAGCCCTCCACCGCTTCCTCACCTCCCTCGGCGTCCCCGCCCCCTCCGTCCCCACCGACCCCGACGCGGCCGCCGCCCTCTACCGCTCCCTCCTCGCCGACCGCCGCGTCCTCGTCATCCTCGACAACGCAGCCACCGCGAGCCAGGTCCGCCCCCTGCTACCAGGCAGCGCCGGCAGCCTCGTCCTCGTCACCAGCCGCAGCCGCCTGTCCGGCCTCGCCGTCCGCGACGGCGCCCGCCGCCTCACCCTCGGCACCCTCCCCGAACCCGAAGCCGTCGCCCTGCTGCGCGCCGTCACGGCCGACCACCGCCCACAGGACGACCCGGACCAGCTCACCGAACTCGCCCGCCTCTGCGCCCAGCTGCCCCTCGCCCTGCGCATCGCGGCCGAACGCGCCGCCAGCATGCCCCACATGGGCCTCGACGACCTGATCGCCGACCTGCGCGACGAATCCGCACTCTGGGACGCCCTCAGCGTCGGCGAGGACGAGGACGCCGACGCCGTCCGCACCGTCTTCGCCTGGTCCTACCGTGCCCTACCCGACCAGGTCGCCCGCCTCTTCCGCCTCCTCGGCCTCCACCCCGGCCCCGACTTCGGACTCCACGCCGCGGCCGCCCTCGCCCGCCTCACCCCCAACCGCACCCGCCAACTCCTCGACTCCCTCGTCGGCGCCCACCTCGTCGAACAGAGCGCACCGGACCGCTACCAGTTCCACGACCTCCTGCGCGCCTACGCCACCGACCAGGCCCAGCGCGAGGACACTCCCGCCGAGCGCCAGGCAGCCCTGCACCGCGTCCTCGACTGGTACCTGCACACCGCCGACGCCGCCCAGCAGTGGCTGCGCCCGGCCGAGGCCCGTCTGCCGCTCGACCCGCCGGCGGACGCAGTCCAGCCGGCCGCCTTCGCCGACTACAACGCCGCCGTGGACTGGGCCGAACGCGAACGCGCCAACCTCCTCCACGCCGTCCACACCGCCTCCGCCGCGGGCGAGGACCGACGCACATGGCAGCTGGCCGCCGTCCTCTGGAACGCCCAGGCCCCCTCCGCACCCGGCACCGACTGGCCCCCGGCAGGCCGCGCCGGCCTCACAGCCGCGCAACACCTCGGCGACGACCGCGCACGGGCCCTGCTGCTCACCGACCTCGGCATGGCGTCCACCCGCACCAGCGCCCTCGACGACAGCCTGGAACACCACCGTGCGGCGCTCGCGCTCTGGCGCGGCCTCGGTGACCGGCTCAACGAGGCGCACTCCCTCAACCTGATCGGCCTGGTCCACCTGCATCGCAGACAACTCGCCGACGCCGCATACCACTTCGAGCAGGCATTCGCCGCGTTCCGGCTCCAGAACGAGGCACAGTGGCAGGCCACCACCCTCGCCAACCTCGCCGGCACTCACTACCGCGCCGGCCGTCTGCCCGAGGCCGCGGCCGCCGTCGACGAGGCGCTGACCGCCCACCGCGCCCTGAAGAACCAGCGCGGTGAGGGCAATGCCCTGCGCCTGCTGAGCGACATCCGCCGCGAGGACGGCGACCCGGCTGGCGCGCTCGCCGCCGCCCAGGCCGCCCTCGACATCGCCCTCAGCCTGCGGGACCACCGGCTCGAAGGCTTCTGGCTCCTCACCCTCGGCGACGCCCAACGCGCCGACGGACAGCACACCGACGCCCTCGAGTCCTACCAGCGCGCCGCCGTCCTCCACCGCCGCCTCGGTGACCGCAGCCGCGAAGCCCAGGCCTGGCACGGCGCGGGCGAGGCCTACCGCCACCTCGACCGCCCCGCCGAAGCCGCCGCCCTCCTCCGCCGGGCCGCCGCCGCCCACCACGACCTCGGCGACACCTGGCACGAAGCCCTGTCCCTTGATGCCCTGGCCGCAGCCTTGGTCTCCGACGACCCGCCAGCGGCGCGACGGCACCGGGAGGACGCACTCGCCCTCCTGACCGGCTACGACGACCCGCGAGCGGCAGCGACACGAGACCGGATCGCGCGGCAACTGGAGACGGGCTGA